In Priestia megaterium NBRC 15308 = ATCC 14581, the following proteins share a genomic window:
- a CDS encoding glycosyl hydrolase family 18 protein, with amino-acid sequence MSKGAAASSVGTVKGDNVNVYRSPSLHSSVMQTVKKEEEFPVISSEAGDAAQVTTHTVVPGNTLWLLAKQYGVTVSDLIKQNQLKKTELIPGQTLKIPPKGLLHKVVSGDTLWKVSVKYGVKANELTKLNQLSSTNIKPGQTLIIPDYYVQVQLLEGKKGWIKKSDLVQKKHQPVVMGWSFNEKTAGYTESMKQKNLDVVSPRGFTLTSNDKVVSSSINESYVQTAHKNGKKVWPLIGNNFDDVLTSDVLSNKAKRKKLVSSIESSLVKTNSDGINVDFENINIKNKQDFVLFIKELKAALKPHGMTISVDVTRENNDPFWSGSFDRKQIGQVADYVIMMGYEEHWGGSQVPGSVASLPWVKEGTQLLMKDVPAHKILLGVPFYTREWKTDLSTKKVVTKDLTMKEAEAVISSKKLAKKWDSQASQYYVEYTENGTKHQIWLEDKASMQRRVKLINDYHLGGAAAWYIGSETSDIWELYNF; translated from the coding sequence ATGAGTAAAGGAGCCGCTGCTTCTTCAGTGGGCACTGTCAAAGGTGACAACGTAAACGTATATCGTTCTCCTTCCTTACATTCTTCTGTTATGCAAACAGTGAAAAAAGAAGAAGAATTTCCTGTCATTTCATCTGAAGCTGGAGATGCAGCTCAAGTTACTACTCATACGGTAGTGCCGGGAAATACACTATGGCTACTAGCTAAGCAATACGGTGTAACAGTCAGTGATCTAATAAAACAAAATCAGCTAAAAAAGACGGAGCTGATTCCAGGGCAAACGCTGAAAATACCACCAAAAGGCTTGTTACATAAAGTAGTATCAGGAGATACGCTTTGGAAAGTCTCCGTAAAGTACGGTGTAAAAGCAAATGAATTAACAAAGTTAAATCAGCTATCCTCAACAAATATTAAGCCCGGACAAACGCTTATTATTCCTGATTACTATGTACAAGTACAGCTTTTGGAAGGGAAAAAGGGCTGGATCAAAAAATCTGATTTAGTGCAAAAGAAGCATCAGCCTGTAGTTATGGGTTGGAGCTTTAATGAAAAAACAGCAGGCTATACAGAATCGATGAAGCAAAAGAATTTAGACGTTGTTTCACCTCGTGGGTTTACGCTAACGTCGAATGACAAAGTTGTTTCATCTTCTATAAATGAATCATATGTTCAAACGGCTCATAAAAACGGCAAAAAAGTCTGGCCGCTTATTGGTAACAATTTTGATGATGTACTTACAAGTGATGTGCTAAGCAATAAAGCAAAGCGGAAAAAGCTTGTATCATCAATAGAAAGTTCGCTAGTAAAAACAAACAGCGATGGGATCAATGTTGACTTTGAAAACATTAATATTAAAAACAAACAAGATTTTGTTTTATTTATTAAAGAATTAAAAGCAGCGTTAAAACCTCATGGTATGACTATTTCAGTAGACGTAACAAGAGAAAATAATGATCCTTTTTGGTCGGGAAGCTTTGATAGGAAACAGATTGGTCAAGTGGCAGACTATGTCATTATGATGGGATATGAAGAACACTGGGGAGGAAGTCAGGTTCCAGGATCTGTTGCTTCACTGCCTTGGGTGAAAGAAGGCACACAACTTCTTATGAAAGATGTACCTGCACACAAAATCCTTCTGGGAGTTCCTTTTTATACGCGAGAATGGAAAACGGACCTATCGACCAAAAAAGTTGTCACAAAAGACTTAACGATGAAAGAAGCCGAAGCTGTTATCTCTTCTAAAAAGTTAGCTAAAAAATGGGATAGCCAAGCCTCACAGTACTATGTAGAATACACGGAAAATGGTACGAAGCATCAAATATGGCTCGAAGACAAAGCATCTATGCAGCGCCGGGTTAAATTAATTAATGACTATCATTTAGGTGGGGCGGCAGCTTGGTATATTGGTTCAGAAACCTCAGATATATGGGAGTTATACAACTTTTAA
- a CDS encoding spore germination protein produces the protein MPSVVGAVNISNVLVSSSVEFGDCLAIKPKSTAFTTVGSGSGNTGNFMNITSSTSTANTIDMDIKDQNVVGNA, from the coding sequence ATGCCATCGGTAGTAGGAGCCGTAAATATCTCAAATGTATTGGTTTCATCTTCAGTGGAGTTTGGTGATTGTCTGGCTATTAAGCCAAAGAGTACAGCTTTTACAACAGTCGGTTCTGGCAGCGGGAACACAGGGAATTTTATGAATATTACAAGCAGTACCAGTACCGCTAATACAATTGATATGGATATTAAGGATCAAAATGTAGTGGGAAATGCATAA
- a CDS encoding cupin domain-containing protein, producing the protein MDLHKWEYWISKLELQPHPEGGYYKQTYRSNDEISDKEVSSQFDDKRFLYTSIYFLLRSQDVSHFHRLQSDELWYYHGGSPLTIHIIYRDGTYQEVKLGTNLENGEVPQFLVPRDTIFGSSVANENTFSLVGCMVAPGFDFRDFELFTKQQLLDEFPEHVVIIDKLGYDKLPND; encoded by the coding sequence ATGGATTTACATAAGTGGGAATATTGGATTTCAAAGCTCGAGCTTCAGCCTCATCCAGAAGGAGGGTATTATAAACAAACCTATCGCTCCAACGATGAAATTTCTGATAAAGAAGTGTCATCGCAGTTTGATGATAAACGCTTCCTATACACGAGTATTTACTTTTTATTAAGGTCTCAAGATGTATCGCATTTCCACCGGCTGCAATCAGATGAACTATGGTACTATCATGGGGGAAGTCCTTTAACCATTCATATTATTTACCGCGACGGAACCTATCAAGAAGTAAAACTAGGTACAAACTTAGAAAATGGAGAAGTTCCTCAATTTTTAGTTCCAAGAGATACGATTTTTGGTTCCTCTGTGGCAAATGAGAATACGTTTTCTCTCGTTGGATGCATGGTCGCACCAGGTTTTGATTTCCGTGACTTTGAATTATTCACAAAACAGCAGCTGCTTGATGAATTCCCCGAGCATGTTGTGATCATCGACAAATTAGGGTACGATAAATTGCCAAATGATTGA
- a CDS encoding fatty acid desaturase: protein MTIQKQKNLRKQVAPFEKAVMKDSIRQLINTFLPFFTLWFLAYESLSISYFLAFPLTVIAAGFLVRIFIIFHDCCHYSFFKSRQHNKILGTITGVLTMFPYSQWGHSHAIHHATSSNLDKRGTGDIWVLTVTEYKEASIWKKIAYRLYRNPFIMFGVGPIYVFLITNRFNQKNAKKQERMNTYLTNVLIVALAAATCWLVGWQAFLLIQGPIFFISGSIGIWLFYVQHQFEDSYFEEDEHWDYVKAAVEGSSFYKLPKLLQWLTGNIGFHHVHHLSPRVPNYKLEAVHQHTQPLQNVPTITLATSLRSLRFRLWDEENKMFVSFKEIKTRSAAPKASRISSQTKAEL, encoded by the coding sequence ATGACTATACAAAAACAAAAAAATTTACGAAAACAAGTTGCACCTTTTGAAAAAGCAGTAATGAAAGACAGCATAAGACAATTGATTAATACTTTTTTACCTTTTTTCACACTGTGGTTTCTCGCTTATGAGAGCCTTTCAATTTCTTATTTTTTAGCATTTCCGCTAACTGTTATCGCAGCAGGATTTTTAGTAAGAATATTCATTATTTTTCATGACTGTTGTCACTATTCTTTCTTTAAGAGTAGACAACACAATAAAATTCTCGGAACCATTACCGGTGTCTTAACGATGTTCCCTTACAGTCAATGGGGACATAGCCATGCAATTCACCATGCAACAAGCAGCAACTTAGATAAAAGAGGTACGGGTGACATTTGGGTGTTAACCGTAACAGAATATAAAGAAGCTTCTATTTGGAAAAAAATCGCTTACCGTCTCTATCGCAATCCGTTCATTATGTTCGGCGTGGGACCTATATATGTATTTTTGATTACGAACCGATTCAATCAAAAAAATGCGAAGAAACAAGAAAGAATGAATACGTATCTTACAAATGTATTGATCGTTGCATTAGCAGCAGCGACCTGCTGGTTGGTAGGTTGGCAGGCGTTCCTATTAATTCAAGGACCGATTTTCTTCATTTCAGGTTCAATTGGAATTTGGCTGTTTTATGTACAGCATCAGTTTGAAGATTCTTATTTTGAAGAAGATGAGCACTGGGATTATGTAAAAGCAGCCGTTGAAGGAAGTTCATTTTACAAGCTTCCAAAACTATTGCAATGGCTAACAGGCAATATTGGGTTTCACCATGTACATCATTTAAGCCCAAGAGTGCCCAACTATAAGCTTGAAGCTGTTCATCAACACACACAGCCTCTTCAAAATGTACCAACCATTACACTCGCAACAAGTCTTCGCTCTCTTCGATTCCGTCTATGGGATGAAGAAAACAAAATGTTTGTGAGCTTTAAAGAAATAAAAACACGCTCAGCTGCACCAAAAGCAAGCAGAATTTCATCTCAAACAAAAGCAGAACTTTAA
- a CDS encoding DUF1206 domain-containing protein: MGESPFVKKDTFGRKLHRLKERTKPFVVRFSRFGHVAQGVVYFIIGILAIQTAFGLKGDLVTSQGALHTIAKQPFGFLILIILAVGLSGYAFWQIISAIFDPHHVGHGVKGVFTRLGYLVVATFYISLCVSSVKILLHAHVHTSGKHYQTVSAKLLSYPFGQTIIALTGIGVIIFGIGQVYWALSGRFLKKLKKNEMSKEEWRWSGHIGKTGIIARSIVFGIIGFFLIRTALQADPDETKGLDGALAEVAQRPFGSVLLAIVSIGLMAYGVYMFAESRYKRIDP; encoded by the coding sequence ATGGGTGAATCTCCATTTGTTAAAAAAGATACGTTTGGTCGAAAGTTACATCGCTTAAAAGAACGTACTAAGCCATTTGTCGTGCGTTTTTCACGGTTTGGTCATGTGGCTCAAGGTGTGGTCTATTTTATCATCGGTATATTAGCAATTCAGACAGCTTTCGGATTAAAAGGCGATTTAGTTACTTCTCAAGGAGCCCTACACACCATTGCAAAGCAGCCGTTTGGATTTTTAATTTTAATTATTTTGGCAGTAGGTTTAAGTGGATATGCGTTTTGGCAAATCATTTCTGCTATTTTTGATCCTCACCACGTTGGGCATGGCGTAAAAGGCGTTTTTACTCGTTTAGGCTATTTAGTGGTAGCCACGTTTTATATTAGTCTTTGTGTGAGTTCGGTAAAAATTTTGCTTCATGCTCACGTTCATACGTCAGGTAAGCATTATCAAACGGTATCAGCCAAGTTGTTATCTTATCCCTTTGGGCAAACTATCATTGCGCTTACAGGTATCGGCGTTATTATCTTTGGGATTGGACAAGTATATTGGGCTCTTTCAGGACGCTTCCTAAAAAAACTAAAGAAAAACGAAATGTCAAAAGAAGAGTGGCGATGGAGCGGGCATATTGGAAAAACAGGTATTATTGCTCGAAGTATCGTCTTTGGCATTATTGGCTTCTTTCTGATTCGCACGGCTCTTCAAGCAGATCCAGACGAAACGAAAGGGTTAGATGGAGCCCTTGCTGAAGTAGCACAGCGTCCTTTTGGGTCTGTACTGCTGGCAATCGTATCAATCGGGCTTATGGCATACGGAGTATATATGTTTGCAGAATCAAGGTATAAACGAATTGATCCTTAA
- a CDS encoding response regulator transcription factor yields the protein MIRIVIAEDQQMMLGALGSLLNLEDDMEVVGKASNGEQAVSLAKQHQPDICVMDIEMPLKTGLEAAEELKDLNCKVIILTTFARSGYFQRALKAGVSGYLLKDSPSEELANSIRSVMAGRRLYAPELVDDLYSESTSPLTAREKEVLALVADGKNTKEIADELSIKTGTVRNYISTILDKLEVKNRIEAITRFKEKGWFK from the coding sequence ATGATTCGAATTGTCATTGCCGAAGATCAGCAAATGATGTTAGGGGCTTTAGGCTCTTTGTTAAATTTAGAGGATGACATGGAAGTTGTCGGAAAAGCTTCAAATGGGGAACAAGCCGTATCACTTGCTAAGCAGCACCAGCCAGATATATGCGTAATGGATATCGAGATGCCTCTTAAAACTGGGCTTGAAGCTGCAGAGGAACTGAAAGATTTAAACTGCAAAGTCATCATTTTGACAACATTCGCTCGCTCCGGCTATTTTCAAAGAGCTTTGAAAGCCGGCGTAAGCGGATACTTGCTAAAAGATAGTCCGAGTGAAGAACTCGCAAATTCCATTCGAAGCGTGATGGCAGGCAGACGCCTCTATGCTCCAGAATTAGTGGATGACTTATATAGTGAATCTACCAGTCCTCTTACAGCTAGAGAGAAAGAAGTATTAGCTCTAGTAGCTGATGGAAAAAACACAAAAGAAATTGCTGACGAACTATCTATTAAGACTGGAACGGTGCGCAATTATATTTCTACCATTCTAGACAAACTTGAAGTAAAGAACCGCATTGAAGCCATTACTCGCTTTAAGGAAAAAGGCTGGTTCAAATGA
- a CDS encoding macrolide family glycosyltransferase produces MGKVLVIGFPGEGHVNPSLGIVKELMTQGEKVVYYGIEDYAEKIRKSGAEFREYEDFRPSLDMSNRMTNEESYDRYEIMNLFLNESENIITKIMSETKHETYDYVLYDYHLLAGSAVADLLQLPKVSLCTTFALNKELATCMMPSGQTEPDQSSFYPQFEKSLNKFNNQYNTQLKDSIDIMSNPGDITLVFTSEFFQPNVSEFTSEYKFIGPSIVKRLDIEDPSYLQNENEKIIFVSMGTIFNQQLEIYNLCVEALKDFEGKVILSIGKNTKPEELAHIPENFVVKQYVPQLEILKRADLFITHGGMNSSSEGLYYDTPLVVIPMAVDQFMVGDRVQELGAGVKLDKNNVSAELIKKTVNDVLTTHTYKQHAQQIGESLRSAGGYKQGVKEIFNVVPVKA; encoded by the coding sequence ATGGGAAAAGTATTAGTAATAGGCTTTCCAGGTGAAGGGCATGTGAATCCTTCTTTAGGAATTGTAAAAGAGTTGATGACTCAAGGGGAAAAGGTCGTCTATTACGGCATTGAAGACTATGCTGAAAAAATTCGGAAATCAGGCGCGGAATTTCGTGAATACGAAGATTTTCGTCCAAGTCTTGATATGAGCAACCGGATGACAAACGAAGAGTCTTATGACCGCTATGAAATAATGAATTTGTTTTTAAATGAATCTGAAAATATTATTACTAAAATTATGAGTGAAACGAAACATGAAACATATGATTATGTACTTTATGATTATCACCTTTTAGCAGGTTCCGCTGTGGCCGACCTTCTTCAGCTTCCGAAGGTTTCTCTTTGTACAACATTTGCGTTAAATAAGGAGTTAGCAACTTGTATGATGCCAAGTGGTCAAACAGAACCTGACCAATCTTCCTTTTATCCTCAATTCGAAAAATCATTAAATAAGTTCAACAACCAATATAATACTCAGTTAAAAGATTCCATTGACATTATGTCGAATCCAGGGGATATTACGCTAGTATTTACGTCAGAATTCTTTCAGCCAAACGTATCTGAATTTACGAGTGAGTACAAGTTTATTGGTCCTTCAATTGTTAAACGATTAGACATTGAAGATCCTTCTTACTTACAAAATGAAAATGAAAAAATTATTTTTGTTTCTATGGGAACTATTTTTAATCAGCAGCTAGAAATCTATAACTTATGTGTAGAAGCATTAAAAGATTTTGAGGGTAAAGTTATTTTATCTATTGGTAAAAATACAAAACCTGAAGAATTAGCACACATTCCAGAAAACTTCGTTGTGAAACAATACGTACCGCAGCTAGAAATTTTAAAACGTGCGGATTTATTCATTACTCACGGCGGAATGAACAGCAGCAGTGAAGGGTTATACTACGATACGCCCCTTGTCGTTATTCCAATGGCAGTGGATCAATTTATGGTTGGCGATCGCGTGCAGGAGTTAGGAGCAGGTGTAAAATTAGATAAAAATAATGTATCTGCTGAGCTAATCAAAAAGACAGTTAACGACGTTTTAACTACTCACACATATAAACAGCATGCACAACAAATTGGAGAATCACTTCGCTCAGCGGGAGGATACAAGCAAGGAGTGAAAGAAATTTTCAATGTGGTGCCTGTCAAAGCGTAA
- the galU gene encoding UTP--glucose-1-phosphate uridylyltransferase GalU: protein MQTIKKAVIPAAGLGTRFLPVTKSIPKEMLPIVNKPVIQFIVEEALKSGIEDILIVTGNGKQAIENHFDHNIQLEHLLHQKGKTELLEEMEHISELANIHYVRQKEMKGLGHAIGCARQFIGNEPFAVLLGDDLTDPDQPCLKQLIDQYNQTGSSVIGVQRVEEESVHRYGIIDPKANENRLYEVNGFVEKPSLEEAPSNLGIIGRYVFTPDIFDYLETQEAGKGGEIQLTDAIQRMNIDRSIYAYEFEGERYDAGEKLDFIFTTLAFALKDEELKAPLLTKFKELISKEEQKEKIAVQIGK from the coding sequence ATGCAGACTATAAAAAAAGCAGTTATACCAGCAGCAGGGTTAGGTACTCGTTTTTTACCCGTTACAAAATCTATCCCAAAAGAAATGCTTCCAATTGTAAATAAACCCGTAATTCAATTTATTGTAGAAGAAGCCTTAAAATCAGGAATCGAAGATATTTTAATTGTTACAGGAAACGGGAAACAAGCAATTGAAAATCATTTTGATCACAATATTCAGCTGGAGCACTTGCTTCATCAAAAGGGAAAAACTGAACTATTAGAAGAAATGGAGCATATCTCTGAACTAGCGAATATTCATTACGTTCGTCAAAAAGAAATGAAGGGCCTTGGCCATGCAATTGGCTGTGCTCGACAGTTTATTGGAAACGAACCGTTTGCAGTTTTACTTGGAGATGATTTAACAGACCCAGATCAGCCTTGTTTAAAACAGCTGATTGACCAGTATAACCAAACGGGATCATCGGTTATCGGCGTACAGCGCGTAGAGGAAGAATCCGTTCACCGTTATGGGATTATAGATCCAAAAGCAAATGAAAACCGGTTATACGAAGTGAATGGTTTTGTAGAAAAACCATCATTGGAAGAAGCTCCGTCTAATTTAGGAATTATTGGACGCTATGTATTTACACCTGACATTTTTGATTATCTTGAAACGCAGGAAGCTGGAAAAGGCGGGGAAATTCAGCTGACAGATGCTATTCAGCGTATGAATATAGACCGTTCTATTTATGCTTACGAATTCGAGGGCGAACGTTATGATGCAGGAGAAAAATTAGATTTTATTTTTACGACTCTTGCTTTTGCATTAAAAGATGAAGAATTAAAAGCACCTCTTTTGACCAAATTCAAAGAACTTATCAGCAAAGAAGAACAAAAAGAAAAAATTGCTGTACAAATTGGAAAATAA
- a CDS encoding DUF2809 domain-containing protein has translation MNKRNRWVYLLLAFVIMGAGLLSRKLTAYLPHIVNIYAGDSLWALMIFVSAGFSFPAWRTKMIGMFAIVFCYFIEFTQLYHARWIDDIRKTPLGGLILGYGFLWSDILAYSIGVGVGMSWEYYRHRFKRSA, from the coding sequence ATGAATAAAAGAAATAGATGGGTATATCTTCTTCTAGCTTTTGTGATCATGGGAGCAGGCCTTTTATCAAGAAAACTTACCGCGTATCTTCCTCACATCGTAAATATATATGCGGGAGATTCGTTATGGGCCTTAATGATTTTTGTCAGCGCGGGTTTTTCGTTTCCTGCATGGAGGACAAAAATGATTGGTATGTTTGCTATAGTGTTTTGTTACTTCATTGAATTTACACAGCTGTATCATGCTCGGTGGATTGATGACATAAGAAAGACTCCGCTAGGAGGGCTCATTCTGGGGTATGGCTTCTTATGGAGCGATATACTAGCTTATTCGATTGGAGTCGGGGTAGGAATGAGCTGGGAGTATTATAGACATCGATTTAAAAGATCCGCCTAG
- the cls gene encoding cardiolipin synthase translates to MKKRRLDFIFLFIILLSIYAFFFTSIDVHWKYALVGLYGVIIFICMYSLMLENRTPESTLVWMYVLFFFPVAGFFFYLYSGQLYLKGHMFKKKRMHNREMLRKMADKETTPDLSPLQSHQRYFAQYLQCVSLTKMNVHTKTYVLKNGQETFNEIKKHLQLAKQFIHMEYYMFHSDSLGKEIIDILIKKASEGIEVRFTFDTMGSFTLSGSDIKRMKKANIKVHPFLPIKYGFFNQKFNFRNHRKIVIIDGQVGFVGGLNVGDEYLGKNKKIGFWRDTHLMLKGESVQTLHSIFMFDWEYVSGECLINNEVYTKPHPVEGEGFVQVVATGPDTQENMSDYYYTMITSATKSIWISTPYFVPNEAIRTALRIAARKGVEVRIMVPEINDGFLTQYGTRSYFAELLRCGIEVYSYKKGFLHQKIVIIDGDMASVGTANMDMRSFHLNFEVNAFLIEGETIQTLIKNYEEDIEDSHLIKPVAFYKRSLVERSKESFARLFSGVL, encoded by the coding sequence ATGAAAAAACGCCGGTTGGACTTTATTTTTTTATTTATTATTTTACTTTCCATTTATGCTTTCTTTTTTACCTCTATTGATGTTCATTGGAAGTATGCCTTAGTTGGATTATATGGGGTCATCATTTTCATTTGTATGTATTCACTTATGCTTGAAAATCGAACGCCTGAAAGTACGTTGGTTTGGATGTATGTCCTCTTTTTCTTCCCTGTTGCAGGCTTTTTCTTTTATTTGTATTCAGGACAGCTCTATTTAAAGGGGCATATGTTTAAAAAAAAGCGTATGCATAACCGAGAGATGCTTAGAAAGATGGCAGACAAAGAAACGACGCCTGATCTATCGCCGCTTCAATCGCACCAGCGTTACTTTGCTCAGTATCTTCAATGTGTATCTTTGACGAAGATGAATGTTCATACAAAAACCTACGTCCTTAAGAACGGGCAAGAAACGTTTAATGAAATCAAAAAGCATTTGCAGTTAGCAAAACAGTTTATTCATATGGAATACTATATGTTTCACTCAGATTCTCTAGGAAAAGAAATCATTGATATTTTAATAAAAAAAGCAAGCGAAGGTATAGAAGTGCGCTTTACATTCGATACAATGGGAAGTTTTACACTATCGGGTTCAGATATTAAACGAATGAAAAAAGCGAATATTAAAGTGCATCCTTTCTTACCTATTAAGTATGGATTTTTCAATCAAAAATTTAACTTTCGAAACCACCGTAAAATAGTCATAATTGACGGGCAAGTAGGTTTTGTAGGGGGATTGAATGTTGGGGATGAGTATCTAGGAAAAAACAAAAAAATTGGTTTTTGGAGAGATACTCATCTGATGCTAAAAGGAGAATCTGTTCAAACCTTGCATTCGATCTTTATGTTCGATTGGGAATACGTTTCTGGAGAATGCTTAATTAACAATGAAGTGTATACAAAGCCTCATCCTGTCGAAGGAGAAGGCTTTGTGCAAGTGGTGGCGACAGGGCCGGATACGCAGGAAAATATGAGTGATTATTACTATACTATGATTACAAGCGCGACGAAATCAATCTGGATTTCAACTCCTTATTTTGTTCCAAATGAAGCCATAAGAACCGCCCTTCGTATTGCGGCTAGAAAAGGTGTAGAGGTACGGATTATGGTACCAGAAATTAATGATGGCTTTCTGACTCAATATGGAACGAGGTCATATTTTGCTGAACTTCTTCGCTGTGGAATTGAAGTATATTCGTATAAAAAAGGGTTTTTGCATCAAAAAATTGTGATTATAGACGGAGACATGGCTTCGGTCGGTACTGCAAATATGGATATGAGAAGTTTTCATCTGAACTTTGAAGTTAATGCATTTTTAATTGAAGGAGAGACGATTCAAACGCTCATCAAAAATTACGAAGAAGATATTGAAGACAGTCATTTGATCAAACCAGTAGCATTTTACAAACGAAGCTTAGTAGAACGTTCGAAAGAATCATTTGCTCGCTTATTTTCAGGTGTTTTATAA
- a CDS encoding sensor histidine kinase, translated as MKKYTFFQKITGLSPYIWTVFVILPFYFILQSSSMNHIIVGSLLTILFFIFYRFAFVSTGKSVYVWTALLIVISLALTTIFNYIYFAFYFAFFIAYFIGNIQKRLAFFTLYAVHLISTVISVNFNVVMQEEIFLKQLPFIFVISISVIVLPFSIYNRKKRDRLEEQLEDANKRISELVKQEERQRIARDLHDTLGQKLSLIGLKSDLARKLITKDPEKAKSELKDVQQTARTALNEVRNMVSQMRGIRLSEELKRVQELLEAAEIKFVGEEAISLENVSLLIENILSMCLKEAVTNVVKHSQATVCTITLHQSAKEVGITVEDNGIGINTKKTCWKGNGLLGMKERLEFVNGHLDISSQGGTIIHITVPNIVKHIKEEQL; from the coding sequence ATGAAAAAATATACGTTTTTCCAAAAAATCACTGGGCTATCTCCTTACATATGGACGGTATTTGTCATTCTACCATTTTATTTTATTTTACAGTCTTCATCCATGAATCACATTATTGTTGGTTCGTTACTCACCATCTTATTTTTTATTTTCTATCGTTTTGCGTTTGTTTCAACAGGCAAGTCCGTTTACGTATGGACGGCTTTGTTAATCGTTATTTCCTTAGCCCTGACAACTATTTTCAATTATATTTACTTTGCCTTTTACTTTGCTTTTTTTATCGCTTATTTTATTGGAAATATCCAAAAACGACTCGCTTTCTTCACTTTGTATGCTGTTCATTTAATTAGCACCGTTATTTCTGTAAACTTTAACGTTGTTATGCAAGAGGAGATCTTTTTAAAACAGCTGCCTTTCATTTTTGTAATTTCCATCAGTGTGATTGTACTGCCATTTAGCATTTATAATCGGAAGAAGCGAGACCGTCTGGAAGAACAGCTTGAAGATGCAAATAAACGTATTTCTGAGCTTGTAAAACAGGAAGAACGCCAGCGGATAGCTCGCGATCTGCACGATACGTTAGGACAAAAGCTGTCTCTTATCGGTCTAAAAAGTGATTTAGCAAGAAAACTTATTACAAAAGATCCTGAAAAAGCAAAATCAGAATTAAAAGATGTCCAGCAAACAGCGCGCACGGCTCTTAATGAAGTGAGAAACATGGTTTCTCAAATGCGTGGAATCCGCCTTAGTGAAGAACTAAAACGCGTTCAAGAGCTTTTAGAAGCTGCCGAAATTAAGTTTGTAGGAGAAGAGGCCATTTCATTAGAGAATGTATCGTTGCTCATTGAAAATATTCTTAGCATGTGCTTAAAAGAAGCAGTAACCAATGTGGTCAAACATAGTCAAGCCACCGTTTGCACGATTACTTTACATCAGTCTGCAAAAGAAGTAGGCATAACGGTAGAAGACAATGGAATTGGTATCAATACGAAGAAAACCTGCTGGAAAGGAAACGGTCTTTTAGGAATGAAAGAACGGCTGGAGTTTGTAAACGGCCATCTTGATATCTCCAGTCAAGGGGGGACGATTATTCATATTACAGTTCCAAACATCGTTAAACATATTAAGGAGGAACAATTATGA